A region of Pseudomonadota bacterium DNA encodes the following proteins:
- the aroQ gene encoding gamma subclass chorismate mutase AroQ has protein sequence MPRTKGRLARLAHRFLAPALLIAIVWPLPLQAGGATEQTIVELIHARLSLMDEVAAYKLLNDVPIEDQEREAVVLAHAVEAAEDVGLDGATTVAFFSAQIEAAKAIQVCWMERWRQGESPVPEGAPDLAGVIRPQLIEIGDALIATIARHAGETGGIDAGTLPAIDCLPPDKADTITSSLSAVAPATP, from the coding sequence TTGCCGCGCACGAAAGGACGCCTGGCCCGTCTCGCCCACCGTTTCCTCGCTCCGGCTCTTCTGATCGCGATCGTCTGGCCGCTGCCACTGCAAGCCGGCGGCGCCACAGAGCAGACAATCGTGGAACTGATCCATGCGCGCCTTAGCCTGATGGACGAGGTCGCGGCCTATAAGCTGCTCAACGACGTCCCGATTGAAGACCAGGAACGCGAAGCTGTCGTGCTGGCTCATGCGGTCGAAGCAGCCGAAGATGTCGGGTTGGATGGCGCAACGACGGTCGCGTTCTTTTCAGCCCAGATAGAGGCGGCCAAGGCAATCCAGGTTTGCTGGATGGAACGCTGGCGCCAAGGTGAATCGCCTGTGCCTGAAGGCGCACCGGATCTGGCCGGTGTCATACGACCTCAATTGATCGAGATCGGCGACGCGCTGATCGCCACGATCGCCCGGCACGCCGGCGAGACCGGCGGGATCGATGCGGGCACCCTCCCCGCCATTGACTGCCTGCCACCGGACAAGGCCGACACGATCACAAGTAGTCTCTCCGCTGTCGCACCGGCCACCCCCTAG
- the nthA gene encoding nitrile hydratase subunit alpha has protein sequence MTDYDSAKVAALHRELHNHLPSDPALRVKVLESLLVDKGMIDRKTIDSWVEVYAEEIGPKRGAHVVAKAWTDPAFKERLMQDAPKAIEELGYLGVATGHLHVVENTDDIHNLVVCTLCSCYPFSVLGIAPNWYKTAAYRSRVVRDPRGVLDEFGVEVSDDVEVRVWDSTAELRYLVLPQRPSGTDDMNEDELAKLVSRNSMIGTDRDLSKYINGAG, from the coding sequence ATGACCGATTACGACTCCGCCAAGGTCGCGGCACTCCATCGCGAACTGCATAACCATCTGCCGTCCGATCCCGCGCTTCGGGTCAAGGTGCTGGAAAGCCTGCTGGTCGACAAGGGCATGATCGACCGCAAGACCATCGACTCCTGGGTCGAGGTCTATGCCGAGGAAATCGGTCCCAAACGTGGCGCCCACGTGGTCGCCAAGGCCTGGACCGACCCGGCGTTCAAGGAACGGTTGATGCAGGACGCGCCCAAGGCGATCGAGGAGCTCGGTTATCTGGGCGTGGCGACCGGTCACTTGCATGTGGTCGAAAACACCGACGATATCCATAACCTCGTCGTCTGTACGCTCTGCTCCTGTTACCCGTTTTCGGTCCTGGGCATCGCGCCCAATTGGTACAAGACCGCGGCCTACCGGTCGCGCGTCGTGCGCGACCCGCGTGGCGTGCTCGACGAGTTCGGCGTCGAGGTTTCCGACGACGTCGAAGTGCGCGTCTGGGACAGCACGGCGGAGCTGCGCTATCTCGTCTTGCCCCAGCGCCCATCCGGCACCGATGATATGAACGAAGATGAGCTCGCCAAGCTGGTCAGCCGTAACTCCATGATCGGCACCGACCGCGATCTCTCCAAGTACATAAACGGAGCGGGCTGA
- a CDS encoding DUF418 domain-containing protein: protein MTSTGRLVGLDICRALALLGMLIVNFNWIMKTWFAGPAWAVVIDQQLLGRAAGTFVVLAGVGLSLMMRATPSEDRGLFYGCVARRAVFLFVVGILLFTYWRGDILHFYGVYFALSLAFLAAPRSLLAAGAIIVILAAVFLRFYVDYNWGWDWRTDRYVDVWTIGGFLRNLLVNGLHPILPWFAFILVGLWLGRQQLNDGRTRLHLFLGGVAIALIFNGLGHVYPGGDTYRDPAQMLIALHGWPPGPLYVVAASGTAVAVITACLELGQRFGASLPLRALASAGRMALTLYVIHGIVLTAWFDAVCSRGMHCDAADGFYWAIALFAACVVAAHLWLMVFSNGPLEALMRKLAPTAGEIRRRPGTNPAASA, encoded by the coding sequence ATGACGTCCACCGGTCGCCTCGTCGGTCTGGACATCTGTCGCGCGCTGGCGCTGCTTGGCATGCTGATCGTCAACTTCAACTGGATTATGAAGACGTGGTTCGCGGGTCCCGCCTGGGCGGTCGTCATTGACCAGCAGTTGCTGGGCCGCGCCGCCGGCACATTTGTCGTCTTGGCCGGCGTCGGCTTGTCGCTGATGATGCGCGCGACGCCGTCCGAAGACCGCGGGCTGTTCTACGGCTGCGTGGCGCGGCGCGCGGTCTTCCTGTTTGTCGTCGGCATTCTCCTCTTCACCTACTGGCGCGGCGACATCCTGCATTTCTATGGCGTCTACTTCGCCCTGTCGCTGGCCTTTCTTGCCGCGCCACGATCGCTTTTGGCGGCCGGGGCCATCATTGTCATCCTGGCGGCCGTCTTTCTGCGGTTCTATGTCGACTACAACTGGGGCTGGGACTGGCGCACCGACCGCTATGTCGACGTGTGGACGATCGGCGGTTTCCTGCGCAACCTCTTGGTCAACGGGCTGCATCCTATCCTGCCTTGGTTCGCGTTCATTCTGGTCGGGCTGTGGTTGGGCCGACAGCAGCTCAACGACGGACGCACACGCCTTCATCTGTTTCTCGGCGGCGTCGCCATCGCGCTGATCTTCAACGGCCTGGGCCATGTCTATCCGGGTGGCGATACCTATCGCGACCCCGCACAGATGCTGATCGCGCTGCACGGCTGGCCGCCGGGACCGCTCTACGTCGTCGCGGCATCCGGCACGGCGGTCGCGGTCATCACCGCCTGCCTGGAACTGGGTCAGCGCTTCGGCGCGAGCCTGCCGCTGCGTGCCCTGGCCAGCGCCGGGCGCATGGCGCTGACGCTCTACGTCATCCACGGTATTGTTCTAACGGCATGGTTCGATGCCGTCTGTTCGCGCGGCATGCACTGCGATGCCGCCGATGGGTTCTATTGGGCCATCGCGCTGTTCGCCGCTTGTGTCGTGGCGGCACATCTGTGGCTCATGGTCTTTTCCAACGGGCCCTTGGAGGCGCTCATGCGCAAGCTTGCGCCGACAGCTGGAGAGATTCGTCGGCGTCCGGGTACTAACCCAGCCGCCTCTGCCTGA
- a CDS encoding nitrile hydratase accessory protein translates to MSRREGDTLKPLARLDGDPVFDEPWQAEVLAMADRLAASGVFTRELWSETLGDELVRAERDGKPDDVTTYYEATLKTLERLLEDGGHVTPDARFERREAWEHAYRTTPHGKPVLLERG, encoded by the coding sequence TTGAGCCGGCGTGAGGGCGACACGCTCAAGCCGCTCGCCAGGCTCGACGGCGATCCCGTCTTCGATGAGCCGTGGCAGGCGGAAGTCCTGGCCATGGCCGACCGGCTGGCCGCGTCCGGTGTGTTTACGCGTGAGCTGTGGTCAGAGACCTTGGGCGACGAACTCGTGCGCGCCGAACGGGACGGCAAGCCGGACGATGTCACGACCTATTACGAAGCCACGCTCAAGACGCTCGAACGTCTTCTGGAAGACGGCGGCCACGTGACGCCGGACGCGCGGTTCGAACGTCGCGAAGCCTGGGAACACGCCTACCGCACGACACCCCATGGCAAGCCGGTATTGTTAGAGCGCGGCTGA
- a CDS encoding NADH:flavin oxidoreductase yields MAQYDALLKPLTIKGLALRNRIMSTAHAPAYAENGMPGERYQLYHEEKAKGGIALTMFGGSSSVAPDSPLPFRQLSVAHDDVIPHLKALSDRVHSHGAATMCQITHIGRRGRWDGGNWMPLVAPSPVREPLHRSFPKEAEDWDIRRIIASYARAAQRCREGGLDGVEVIAAAQHLIDAFLSPSVNRRTDDYGGSLENRMRFGLEVFEAIREAVGDDFIVGMRLSGDELLEGGLDQSDCMTVATRFAESGLIDFLSVYQSHGTDWSGLATLMPNMSYPPAPFLYLASAVKAQVDIPVLHASAIRDLPTADRAIAEGHVDMIAMTRAHIADPHIVNKLVEGRVDDIRQCVGATYCVDRVSLGGEALCAYNAATGREKTMPHVIAKAQAARKVVVVGAGPGGLEAARVAGERGHSVVLFESANQPGGQINIAAKAPWRENLSGIVRWLDGQVTKLGVDKRLGTEATRDTVVAENPDVVILATGGRPNTGYFDGADLAASVWDILMDAAEPGKNVLLYDENGMQQGPSCAEYMAERGALVEVVTNGRMIGEEVGATNLPTHMHNLYKSDVLLTPDFHLKQIYRENGHLVCVLHNDYSHEEEERVVDQVVSDYGTLANDGLYGDLKELSLNRGQTDYDALIAGEPQALRTNPDGRFQLFRIGDCVASRNIHAAVYDALRLAKDL; encoded by the coding sequence ATGGCTCAGTATGACGCGCTCCTGAAGCCGCTCACGATCAAGGGCCTGGCGCTGAGGAACCGCATCATGTCGACCGCGCACGCGCCGGCCTATGCCGAGAACGGTATGCCGGGCGAGCGTTATCAGCTCTATCACGAAGAAAAGGCAAAGGGCGGCATCGCGCTCACCATGTTCGGCGGTTCGTCGTCGGTCGCGCCGGATTCGCCACTGCCGTTTCGCCAGCTCTCCGTCGCCCACGACGATGTCATTCCGCACCTGAAAGCCTTGTCCGATCGCGTGCACAGCCACGGTGCGGCGACCATGTGCCAGATCACCCATATCGGCCGGCGCGGACGCTGGGACGGCGGCAACTGGATGCCGCTGGTGGCGCCATCGCCTGTGCGCGAACCGTTGCACCGAAGCTTTCCCAAGGAAGCCGAGGATTGGGATATCCGCCGCATCATCGCCAGTTACGCGCGCGCGGCCCAGCGCTGCCGTGAGGGCGGGCTGGATGGCGTCGAGGTCATCGCCGCCGCACAACACCTGATCGATGCCTTCCTGTCGCCCAGCGTCAACCGCCGGACCGATGACTACGGCGGCAGCCTGGAGAACCGCATGCGTTTCGGCCTGGAGGTGTTCGAGGCAATCCGCGAGGCGGTCGGCGACGACTTCATCGTCGGCATGCGCCTCTCCGGCGACGAGCTTCTGGAAGGCGGCCTTGATCAGTCCGACTGCATGACGGTCGCGACACGGTTCGCTGAATCTGGCCTGATCGACTTCTTGTCCGTCTACCAAAGCCACGGCACCGACTGGTCCGGGCTCGCCACGCTGATGCCGAACATGAGCTATCCGCCGGCGCCGTTCCTCTACCTCGCCAGTGCGGTGAAGGCTCAAGTCGACATCCCCGTGCTGCATGCCTCGGCGATCCGCGACCTGCCGACCGCCGACCGCGCCATCGCCGAAGGCCATGTCGACATGATCGCCATGACACGCGCCCACATCGCCGATCCGCACATCGTCAATAAACTGGTCGAAGGCCGTGTCGACGACATTCGCCAGTGCGTCGGCGCGACCTATTGCGTCGACCGCGTTTCGTTGGGCGGCGAGGCGTTGTGCGCCTATAACGCCGCGACCGGCCGCGAAAAGACGATGCCCCATGTGATCGCCAAGGCACAGGCCGCGCGCAAGGTGGTCGTCGTCGGTGCCGGACCCGGCGGTTTGGAGGCCGCCCGCGTCGCCGGCGAGCGGGGCCACAGTGTCGTCCTTTTCGAATCCGCCAATCAGCCCGGCGGCCAGATCAACATTGCCGCCAAGGCGCCCTGGCGCGAAAACCTGTCGGGCATCGTGCGTTGGCTCGACGGGCAGGTGACGAAGCTGGGCGTCGACAAACGTCTCGGCACCGAAGCAACCCGCGACACCGTCGTGGCTGAGAACCCGGATGTCGTGATCCTGGCGACCGGCGGACGCCCCAACACCGGCTACTTCGATGGCGCCGACCTGGCCGCCAGCGTTTGGGACATCCTGATGGACGCAGCGGAACCCGGTAAGAACGTGCTGCTCTATGACGAGAATGGCATGCAACAGGGTCCATCCTGCGCGGAGTACATGGCCGAGCGCGGCGCGTTGGTCGAGGTCGTGACCAACGGACGCATGATCGGCGAGGAGGTCGGTGCGACCAATCTGCCGACCCACATGCACAACCTCTATAAGTCGGACGTGCTCTTGACGCCCGACTTTCACCTCAAACAGATCTACCGCGAGAACGGACATCTGGTCTGCGTTCTCCACAACGACTATAGCCATGAGGAGGAGGAGCGGGTCGTCGACCAGGTCGTCTCCGATTACGGCACACTCGCCAATGACGGCCTTTATGGCGACCTGAAGGAGCTTTCGCTCAATCGCGGCCAGACGGACTACGACGCGTTGATCGCGGGAGAACCTCAGGCCCTGCGCACCAACCCGGACGGGCGGTTCCAACTCTTCCGCATCGGCGATTGCGTCGCCAGCCGCAACATCCACGCGGCGGTCTACGACGCCCTGCGGCTGGCGAAGGATCTATAG
- a CDS encoding GNAT family N-acetyltransferase codes for MHLDVIDDYDSFLALKDPWDSVYADDPEAQFYLSWTWMTKWLDAAISEWVVLAARDETDGDRYVAFLPLRIRAFPAKNGTFYTEIWMAAQGIADYVGFLCRAGAEEQALPALANYVKTLKWNGLNLRCFDASDARMKLWTDAFPRSDFKLKRVTSTNNEEGYDNAICPYVTLPDDWDTYLDNQVSANTRQKIRRFLRKVENDDAYRITVTDKDSLESDYEVLQKLWDDKWGESKGEAATQIFGRIRRIMLTHCLEHDALFMPILWHGDKAVGALGSIVDTVKKSMLFMLAGRDLKAKGVPSGLVLHAYSIRYAIENGFKTYDFMRGNEPYKYSFGSKERLVKYMVVERKVAGNQLDPRCVGSATLLTQRTQAYGQWAQAERGYRQILKAQPDNEEVQTRLDQVLSMKSKPKASGKRRSA; via the coding sequence ATGCATCTTGATGTCATCGACGACTACGACAGCTTCCTCGCTTTGAAGGACCCGTGGGACTCCGTCTATGCCGACGATCCCGAGGCGCAGTTTTATCTGTCGTGGACATGGATGACGAAGTGGCTGGATGCGGCGATCTCCGAATGGGTCGTTCTCGCCGCGCGCGACGAAACTGATGGCGACAGGTATGTCGCTTTCCTGCCGTTGCGCATCAGGGCGTTCCCGGCCAAGAACGGCACGTTCTACACCGAAATCTGGATGGCGGCCCAGGGTATCGCCGATTATGTCGGTTTTCTGTGCCGCGCCGGCGCTGAAGAGCAGGCCCTGCCGGCTCTCGCCAACTATGTGAAGACGCTGAAGTGGAACGGCCTGAACCTCCGGTGTTTCGACGCCTCGGATGCACGCATGAAGCTCTGGACGGATGCTTTTCCTCGTTCTGACTTCAAGCTGAAGCGCGTGACGTCGACCAACAACGAAGAGGGCTACGACAACGCGATCTGCCCGTACGTAACGTTGCCGGATGACTGGGACACTTATCTCGACAACCAGGTCAGCGCCAACACACGTCAGAAAATCCGTCGATTTCTGAGAAAGGTCGAGAACGACGATGCCTATCGCATCACCGTGACCGACAAAGACAGTTTGGAGAGCGACTACGAAGTCTTGCAGAAACTGTGGGACGACAAGTGGGGCGAGAGCAAGGGTGAAGCGGCGACACAGATCTTTGGCAGGATCCGCCGCATCATGCTGACGCACTGTCTGGAACACGACGCGCTGTTCATGCCGATCCTGTGGCACGGCGACAAGGCGGTCGGTGCCCTGGGTTCGATCGTCGACACGGTCAAAAAATCGATGCTGTTCATGCTGGCGGGCCGCGACCTGAAGGCCAAAGGTGTGCCAAGCGGCTTGGTGCTGCACGCCTACAGCATTCGCTATGCTATTGAGAACGGGTTCAAGACCTACGATTTCATGCGCGGCAACGAGCCCTATAAGTATTCCTTCGGCTCCAAGGAGCGCTTGGTCAAGTACATGGTCGTTGAGCGCAAGGTCGCCGGCAACCAGTTGGATCCGCGATGTGTGGGTTCGGCCACGCTCTTGACGCAACGGACGCAGGCCTATGGCCAATGGGCGCAAGCCGAGCGCGGCTATCGTCAGATCCTGAAGGCGCAGCCCGACAACGAAGAGGTCCAGACCCGCCTTGACCAGGTCCTGTCGATGAAGAGCAAGCCGAAAGCCTCCGGCAAGCGCCGATCCGCGTGA
- the nthB gene encoding nitrile hydratase subunit beta gives MDGIHDLGGKQGYGPVDVDEEEVAFHAPWEARIWAISRNRGAPGCTIDWWRHVRELIDPADYLTRAYFDQWIQTELAVHIDAGVFTLDEVITGKSTTEPVQHGPGIDRAGALEADRARATRFDRDVNEAPAFQPGDRVRTARFGHSHHTRLPKYARDREGEILSHRGAHLFPDAGARGIHEPQHLYTVGFDGAELWPEADGRRERVFVDLWESYLEPA, from the coding sequence ATGGACGGCATTCATGATCTTGGCGGCAAGCAGGGCTACGGCCCGGTCGATGTCGATGAAGAAGAAGTCGCATTTCACGCGCCGTGGGAAGCGCGCATCTGGGCGATCTCGCGTAACCGCGGCGCGCCCGGATGCACCATCGACTGGTGGCGCCATGTGCGCGAGCTGATCGACCCGGCGGACTATCTGACCCGCGCCTACTTCGATCAGTGGATCCAGACCGAGCTAGCCGTCCATATCGATGCCGGCGTGTTCACGCTGGACGAGGTGATCACCGGCAAGTCGACGACCGAACCAGTACAGCATGGACCAGGCATCGACCGCGCCGGCGCTTTGGAGGCTGACCGCGCCCGGGCGACGCGCTTCGATCGCGACGTCAACGAAGCACCCGCCTTTCAACCGGGCGACCGTGTCAGGACCGCCCGGTTCGGCCACAGCCATCACACGCGCCTGCCCAAGTACGCCCGCGATCGCGAGGGCGAGATACTGTCCCATCGCGGCGCACACCTGTTCCCGGATGCCGGCGCACGTGGCATCCACGAGCCGCAGCACCTCTATACCGTCGGCTTCGACGGCGCCGAACTGTGGCCGGAGGCCGATGGCCGCCGCGAACGTGTCTTCGTGGACCTGTGGGAGAGTTACCTTGAGCCGGCGTGA
- a CDS encoding PhzF family phenazine biosynthesis protein, with the protein MTNGVPFWTVDVFTNRRYAGNPLAVITDARSLDDATMQTIANEFGYAETTFVLPPRDPATTAHVRIFTPLTEVPFAGHPNVGTAFVLASGGSDLDLAIDDTMVFDEAGGPVAIDIVRDDDAVLGAAITAPQAVERLGTCDVARIARCLSLPETAIATGRFTPTVASVGLEFAFAELATLDDLENITLDISAFAEAARTEINTVDDFALCAFVVLDDRDNGFRVRSRVLSPLGHPIEDPATGSASGALASLLAASRAMPADKTVVQIEQGVEMGRPSQITVTVPAEDGQVRAPTIRGTCVAVSKGVLLQGGSAAL; encoded by the coding sequence ATGACAAACGGTGTTCCCTTCTGGACCGTCGACGTCTTCACCAACCGGCGCTATGCGGGTAATCCGTTGGCCGTCATCACCGATGCCCGCTCGCTCGACGACGCCACCATGCAGACGATCGCGAACGAATTCGGGTATGCCGAGACGACGTTCGTCCTGCCGCCCCGCGACCCCGCTACGACGGCCCATGTGCGTATCTTCACGCCGCTGACGGAAGTGCCGTTCGCCGGCCATCCCAATGTCGGCACGGCCTTCGTGCTGGCCAGTGGCGGCAGCGACCTCGACCTTGCCATCGACGACACGATGGTGTTCGACGAGGCCGGTGGACCGGTTGCCATCGATATCGTTCGTGATGACGATGCCGTCCTCGGTGCTGCGATCACGGCGCCCCAAGCGGTTGAGCGCCTGGGGACCTGCGACGTCGCACGCATCGCGCGCTGTCTAAGCCTTCCTGAAACAGCGATTGCCACTGGTCGATTTACGCCGACCGTTGCGTCGGTTGGACTGGAGTTCGCGTTTGCGGAACTGGCGACCTTGGATGATCTTGAGAACATCACGCTCGACATCAGCGCCTTCGCCGAAGCCGCCAGGACGGAGATCAACACGGTCGACGACTTCGCGCTCTGCGCCTTTGTCGTGCTTGATGATCGCGACAATGGATTTCGCGTCCGCTCACGCGTCCTGTCACCGCTAGGCCATCCGATCGAAGACCCGGCAACCGGCAGCGCATCGGGTGCGCTGGCGTCACTGCTTGCCGCGAGTCGTGCGATGCCTGCGGACAAGACAGTGGTTCAGATCGAGCAGGGCGTGGAGATGGGGCGACCCAGTCAGATCACCGTCACAGTGCCGGCAGAAGACGGCCAAGTGCGGGCGCCGACTATTCGCGGCACTTGCGTTGCCGTCAGCAAAGGCGTGCTGCTCCAGGGTGGTTCAGCCGCGCTCTAA
- a CDS encoding trimethylamine methyltransferase family protein — translation MNDEAPSGRRGRRHRGEHGGSGARRAQRSHKYSTDALPYIQRNIPLTEVLTEEALEIIENNAETVMEEVGIAIHDDQEVVDMWKEAGADVGKDGQTLHVPRGLARKLLSTAPNHFIQHARNPDRKVKIGDGATVFAPVYGPPFIRNLDDGRRYATIEDFRNFVKLAYMTPAMHHSGGTVCEPVDIPVNKRHLDMVYSHIRYSDKPFMGSVTAPERAEDTVAMAKLVFGDQFVEDNCCIINLINANSPMTFDGTMLGALKVYARHNQACVVSPFILAGAMSPVTVAGTLAQLLAEAMVGMATTQLVRPGAPVVFGTFGSSISMQSGAPTFGTPEPTQVLLGSAQLARRLGVPFRSGGSLCGSKIADAQAAYESANTLLPTLLGGVNFVLHAAGWLEGGLASGYEKFVMDADQLGMMQVLAAGVDTSENGQAMDAIREVGPGSHFLGCAHTQANFETAFYRSTIADNNSFEQWESEGSQDAMKRANTLWKEMLASYEAPAIDPSVDEALNAFIAEKKAAVPDSFT, via the coding sequence ATGAATGACGAGGCACCCAGCGGACGGCGCGGCAGGCGCCATCGCGGCGAACACGGCGGCAGCGGCGCGCGGCGCGCCCAGCGCAGCCACAAATACTCGACCGACGCCCTGCCCTATATCCAGCGCAACATCCCGTTGACCGAGGTGCTGACCGAAGAGGCGCTGGAGATCATCGAGAACAACGCCGAAACGGTCATGGAAGAGGTCGGCATCGCCATCCACGACGACCAGGAGGTCGTCGATATGTGGAAGGAGGCCGGCGCCGATGTCGGCAAGGACGGCCAGACGCTCCACGTGCCGCGCGGCCTGGCGCGCAAGCTGTTGTCGACCGCCCCCAACCACTTCATCCAGCATGCCCGCAACCCCGACCGCAAGGTCAAGATTGGCGACGGCGCGACCGTCTTCGCACCAGTCTACGGTCCGCCCTTCATCCGCAATCTGGACGACGGTCGTCGCTACGCGACGATCGAGGATTTCCGGAACTTCGTGAAGCTGGCTTACATGACGCCGGCCATGCACCATTCCGGCGGTACCGTGTGTGAGCCGGTCGATATCCCGGTCAACAAGCGCCACCTGGATATGGTCTATTCACATATCCGCTATTCCGACAAACCGTTTATGGGCTCGGTGACAGCGCCAGAGCGCGCCGAAGACACGGTGGCGATGGCGAAGCTTGTCTTCGGCGATCAGTTCGTCGAGGACAACTGCTGCATCATCAACCTGATCAACGCCAACTCGCCGATGACCTTCGACGGTACCATGCTGGGCGCGCTGAAGGTTTATGCGCGCCACAACCAGGCCTGCGTCGTCTCGCCGTTCATTCTGGCCGGCGCCATGAGTCCGGTGACCGTTGCCGGCACGCTCGCCCAGCTTCTGGCCGAGGCCATGGTCGGCATGGCGACGACGCAACTGGTCAGGCCCGGCGCGCCGGTGGTGTTCGGCACCTTCGGCAGTTCAATCTCCATGCAATCGGGTGCGCCGACCTTCGGCACGCCGGAACCGACCCAGGTGCTCCTGGGCAGCGCGCAGTTGGCGCGCCGTCTGGGCGTGCCGTTCCGCTCCGGCGGATCGCTGTGCGGTTCAAAGATTGCCGACGCGCAGGCGGCCTATGAAAGCGCGAATACGCTGCTGCCGACGCTTCTTGGCGGCGTCAACTTCGTGCTGCACGCGGCGGGCTGGCTCGAGGGCGGCTTGGCGTCGGGTTACGAGAAGTTCGTCATGGACGCCGATCAGCTCGGCATGATGCAGGTGCTGGCCGCCGGCGTCGACACGTCGGAGAACGGCCAGGCCATGGACGCCATCCGCGAGGTCGGCCCAGGCAGCCATTTCCTGGGCTGCGCCCACACCCAGGCGAACTTCGAGACCGCCTTCTACCGCTCGACCATCGCCGACAACAACAGCTTCGAGCAGTGGGAGTCCGAAGGCAGCCAGGACGCGATGAAGCGCGCCAACACGCTGTGGAAGGAGATGCTGGCAAGCTACGAGGCGCCAGCCATCGATCCGAGCGTCGACGAAGCGCTCAACGCCTTCATCGCCGAGAAAAAGGCCGCGGTGCCCGATTCGTTTACCTGA
- a CDS encoding FAD-dependent oxidoreductase has protein sequence MAEAPFADEWKATPYWWEAAPRPEFVPIPLPRAVDVAVVGSGYAGMSAALYLARAGRDVLILEASDPGHGASSRSGGMAGGGLKLGYGELKAKYGQTKAAALVREGDNAMTFFDEFIASEQIQCHYQKVGRFVGAHATSHYESMARDAELVKKEVGIDTGYMIPKSDVANEVATDIYHGGKVTLSGGGLHPAVYHQEFLDRVMAAGVKLAAHTPVERISRDGDGFDVKTSRGTVKAKEVAVMTNGYTPRATQEFRRRLVPVGSYIIATEELPDETMNRLFPNHRMIADTKKILYYYRPSPDRKRVIFGGRAKTRDVETRESGKVLHDFMTGVFPELKDVKVTHSWTGNVAFAFDKLPHTGVKDGLHFALACNGSGVVKQTYLGYKTAQRILGTPEAECAFEGLAFPTIPFYDGNPWFLPIVQRYYQYRDRVAR, from the coding sequence ATGGCCGAGGCACCGTTTGCTGACGAGTGGAAGGCAACGCCCTATTGGTGGGAAGCAGCACCCCGGCCAGAGTTTGTCCCGATCCCCTTGCCCCGGGCCGTCGACGTGGCGGTCGTCGGCTCCGGCTATGCCGGCATGTCGGCTGCGCTCTACCTGGCGCGCGCCGGGCGCGATGTCCTGATCCTGGAAGCCAGCGACCCCGGCCACGGCGCCAGCTCGCGCAGCGGCGGCATGGCCGGCGGCGGGCTGAAACTCGGCTATGGCGAGCTGAAGGCCAAGTACGGTCAGACGAAGGCCGCCGCCCTGGTCCGCGAAGGTGACAATGCGATGACATTCTTCGACGAGTTCATCGCGTCCGAGCAGATCCAGTGCCACTACCAGAAGGTCGGGCGTTTCGTCGGCGCCCACGCGACCAGCCACTACGAATCCATGGCCCGTGACGCCGAACTGGTGAAAAAGGAAGTCGGCATCGACACCGGCTACATGATCCCCAAGAGCGATGTGGCGAACGAAGTCGCGACCGACATCTATCACGGCGGCAAGGTAACGCTGTCGGGTGGCGGTCTGCATCCGGCGGTCTACCATCAGGAGTTCCTGGACCGCGTGATGGCGGCCGGAGTCAAGCTGGCGGCGCACACGCCGGTCGAGCGCATCAGCCGCGACGGCGATGGTTTTGACGTCAAGACTTCCCGCGGCACGGTCAAGGCGAAAGAGGTCGCCGTGATGACCAACGGCTACACCCCGCGCGCGACCCAGGAGTTCCGCCGACGCCTGGTGCCGGTCGGCAGCTATATCATCGCGACTGAGGAACTGCCGGACGAGACCATGAACCGGCTGTTCCCCAATCACCGTATGATCGCCGACACGAAGAAGATCCTCTACTATTACCGCCCGTCGCCGGACCGCAAGCGCGTCATCTTCGGCGGCCGCGCCAAGACCCGCGATGTCGAGACGCGGGAAAGCGGCAAGGTTCTGCACGACTTCATGACCGGCGTCTTTCCGGAGCTGAAGGACGTCAAGGTGACGCATAGCTGGACCGGCAACGTCGCCTTTGCCTTCGACAAGCTGCCGCATACCGGCGTGAAGGACGGCCTGCACTTCGCGCTCGCCTGCAACGGGTCCGGCGTCGTGAAGCAGACCTATCTGGGCTACAAGACCGCGCAGCGCATTCTGGGCACGCCGGAAGCCGAATGCGCGTTCGAGGGGTTGGCGTTCCCGACCATACCGTTCTACGACGGCAATCCCTGGTTCCTGCCGATCGTGCAGCGCTACTACCAATACCGCGACCGCGTCGCGCGCTAG